In Excalfactoria chinensis isolate bCotChi1 chromosome 3, bCotChi1.hap2, whole genome shotgun sequence, one DNA window encodes the following:
- the CAPN11 gene encoding calpain-11, whose product MMPFGGIAARLQRDRLRAEGVGEHNNAVKYLNQDYEALKQACIESGALFRDPQFPAGPTALGFKELGPHSSKTRGVEWKRPSELVDDPQFIVGGATRTDICQGALGDCWLLAAIGSLTLNEELLHRVVPHGQSFQEDYAGIFHFQIWQFGEWVDVVVDDLLPTKDGELLFVHSAECTEFWSALLEKAYAKLNGCYESLSGGSTTEGFEDFTGGVAEMYDLKRAPRNMGHIIRKALERGSLLGCSIDITSAFDMEAVTFKKLVKGHAYSVTAFKDVNYRGQQEQLIRIRNPWGQVEWTGAWSDGSSEWDNIDPSDREELQLKMEDGEFWMSFRDFMREFSRLEICNLTPDALTKDELSRWHTQVFEGTWRRGSTAGGCRNNPATFWINPQFKIKLLEEDDDPGDDEVACSFLVALMQKHRRRERRVGGDMHTIGFAVYEVPEEAQGSQNVHLKKDFFLRNQSRARSETFINLREVSNQIRLPPGEYIVVPSTFEPHKEADFILRVFTEKQSDTAELDEEISADLADEEEITEDDIEDGFKNMFQQLAGEDMEISVFELKTILNRVIARHKDLKTDGFSLDSCRNMVNLMDKDGSARLGLVEFQILWNKIRSWLTIFRQYDLDKSGTMSSYEMRMALESAGFKLNNKLHQVVVARYADAETGVDFDNFVCCLVKLETMFRFFRSMDPDGTGTAVMSLVEWLLLTMCG is encoded by the exons ATGATGCCCTTTGGGGGGATCGCTGCCCGGCTGCAGAGGGACCGCCTGAGAGCCGAGGGGGTTGGCGAGCACAACAACGCTGTCAAGTACCTCAACCAGGACTATGAGGCCCTCAAGCAAGCGTGCATTGAGAGCGGTGCCCTCTTCAGGGACCCCCAGTTCCCAGCTGGTCCCACTGCCCTTGGCTTCAAGGAGCTGGGGCCACACTCCAGCAAGACACGGGGCGTAGAGTGGAAGCGTCCATCG GAGTTAGTGGATGACCCTCAGTTCATCGTTGGTGGTGCAACCCGGACAGATATCTGCCAGGGAGCTCTGG GTGattgctggctgctggctgccattGGCTCCCTGACACTCAACGAGGAACTTCTGCACCGTGTGGTGCCCCACGGGCAGAGCTTCCAGGAGGACTACGCTGGCATCTTCCACTTCCAG ATCTGGCAGTTTGGTGAGTGGGTAGATGTGGTGGTGGACGACCTGCTGCCCACCAAGGATGGGGAGCTCCTGTTTGTGCATTCAGCAGAGTGCACAGAGTTCTGGAGTGCTCTGCTGGAGAAGGCCTATGCCAA GCTGAATGGCTGCTACGAGTCACTCTCAGGGGGCAGCACCACTGAGGGCTTTGAGGATTTCACCGGCGGTGTAGCAGAGATGTATGACCTCAAGCGGGCACCGCGCAACATGGGCCACATCATCCGCAAGGCACTGGAGAGGGGGtccctgctgggctgctccaTCGAT ATCACAAGTGCCTTTGATATGGAAGCGGTGACCTTCAAGAAACTGGTGAAGGGCCATGCCTATTCTGTCACAGCCTTCAAAGAT GTGAACTACCGGGGTCAGCAGGAACAGCTTATCCGTATCAGAAACCCCTGGGGTCAGGTGGAGTGGACTGGAGCCTGGAGTGATGG CTCTTCTGAGTGGGACAACATTGACCCCAGTGACAGAGAAGAGCTGCAACTGAAGATGGAGGATGGAGAGTTCTG GATGTCTTTTCGGGACTTCATGAGAGAGTTCTCCAGGCTGGAGATCTGCAACCTAACCCCCGATGCCCTCACCAAAGATGAGCTCAGCAGGTGGCACACACAGGTGTTCGAGGGCACATGGCGCCGAGGGAGcactgctgggggctgcaggaacAACCCAG CCACATTCTGGATCAATCCCCAGTTTAAGATCAAGCTGTTGGAAGAGGATGATGACCCTGGGGATGACGAGGTGGCCTGCAGCTTCTTGGTGGCCCTGATGCAGAAGCACCGTAGGAGGGAGCGGCGAGTAGGGGGCGACATGCATACTATCGGCTTCGCCGTCTACGAG gtTCCTGAGGAG GCCCAGGGCAGCCAGAATGTGCACTTGAAGAAGGACTTCTTCCTGCGAAACCAGTCCCGGGCACGCTCTGAAACCTTCATCAACTTGAGGGAAGTGAGCAACCAGATCCGGCTGCCCCCTGGCGAATACATCGTTGTGCCCTCCACCTTTGAGCCGCACAAGGAGGCTGACTTCATTCTGCGGGTCTTTACCGAGAAGCAGTCGGACACAGC GGAGCTGGATGAGGAGATCTCGGCAGACCTGGCAGATGAG GAGGAAATAACCGAAGATGACATTGAGGATGGCTTCAAGAACATGttccagcagctggcaggggAG gacATGGAAATCAGCGTCTTTGAGCTCAAGACGATTCTGAACAGAGTGATTGCTAGAC aCAAAGATCTGAAGACGGATGGATTCAGTCTGGACTCCTGCCGCAACATGGTCAACCTGATGGAT AAAGATGGCAGTGCCCGCCTGGGGTTGGTGGAGTTCCAGATCCTATGGAACAAGATCCGCAGCTGGCTG ACAATCTTCCGCCAGTATGACCTGGATAAATCAGGCACCATGAGCTCATATGAGATGCGCATGGCTCTAGAGTCAGCTG GTTTCAAGCTGAATAACAAGCTGCATCAGGTGGTGGTTGCCCGTTACGCAGATGCTGAGACGGGTGTGGACTTTGACAACTTTGTCTGCTGCCTGGTGAAGCTGGAGACGATGTTCA GGTTCTTCCGCAGCATGGATCCTGATGGCACTGGCACCGCCGTCATGAGCCTCGTTGAG tggctgctgctgacGATGTGCGGCTAG
- the MYMX gene encoding protein myomixer has translation MPAVPLAAPLLRALLARLLQLARKRLLPPLRRLGRRLRSRESRQALLTCLLCILNLHKKADA, from the coding sequence ATGCCCGCCGTGCCGCTGGCCGCCCCGCTGCTGCGCGCCCTGCTAGCCCGCCTGCTGCAGCTGGCCCGCAAGCGCCTCCTGCCGCCGCTCCGCCGTCTGGGGCGCCGGCTGCGCTCCCGGGAGAGCCGGCAGGCACTGCTCACCTGCCTGCTCTGCATCCTCAACCTGCACAAGAAGGCGGACGCCTGA